A genomic stretch from Desulfohalobium retbaense DSM 5692 includes:
- a CDS encoding ABC transporter ATP-binding protein, with translation MITYDSVSKIYGSGPGAVTALDNVSFHIEKGEVVVFLGPSGCGKTTTLRLTNRLDSITRGTITIGGRDINEQDPVRLRQSMGYVIQEIGLFPNKTIAQNIAVVPRMLGWSKDKISERTDELLRMVQLDPALYRDRYPAELSGGQQQRIGVARGLAADPEILLMDEPFGAIDPINREQIQDEFLKVQEKLKKTIAFVSHDIHEAIKMGDKIALFSEGRLIQYDTPEMILTQPKNKFVADFVGSDRALKVLGLMRVRDAMNPVPLNIIQGDTLAPAAIGFLEEKKRRYGVVVDGGKPVGFVSLKDLKFETGPVRDVATPFPVMAQGRQPLRDALSMMLMHDLILLCVIDGNGDFIGTVSYQNIQRAILDVYSDETEDRDVTR, from the coding sequence ATGATCACCTACGATTCAGTGAGCAAAATCTATGGTTCCGGGCCAGGCGCTGTAACGGCCCTGGATAATGTGTCCTTTCATATTGAAAAAGGCGAGGTGGTGGTTTTTCTCGGCCCATCGGGCTGCGGCAAAACCACCACCTTGCGCCTGACCAACCGCCTGGACAGCATCACCCGAGGGACCATTACCATTGGGGGGCGCGACATCAATGAACAGGATCCTGTCCGACTGCGCCAGTCCATGGGCTATGTCATTCAGGAAATCGGGCTCTTTCCCAACAAGACCATTGCCCAGAACATCGCTGTCGTCCCTCGCATGCTCGGTTGGTCCAAGGACAAAATCTCGGAACGCACCGATGAGCTCCTGCGCATGGTCCAGTTAGATCCAGCTTTGTATCGGGACCGCTATCCGGCCGAACTCTCCGGCGGTCAGCAACAGCGAATCGGAGTTGCTCGGGGGCTGGCCGCCGATCCAGAGATCCTGCTAATGGACGAACCCTTTGGAGCCATCGACCCTATCAACAGGGAACAAATTCAGGATGAATTTCTGAAGGTCCAGGAAAAACTGAAAAAAACTATCGCCTTTGTTTCCCATGACATCCACGAAGCGATCAAGATGGGGGATAAAATCGCTCTTTTCAGTGAGGGTCGCCTCATCCAATACGATACCCCGGAAATGATCCTGACCCAGCCCAAAAACAAATTTGTGGCCGACTTCGTCGGCTCCGACAGGGCCCTCAAAGTGCTGGGATTGATGCGGGTCCGCGATGCCATGAACCCTGTGCCGCTGAACATCATCCAGGGCGACACCCTGGCTCCGGCAGCCATAGGCTTTCTGGAGGAGAAAAAACGCCGCTACGGCGTCGTCGTGGACGGGGGCAAGCCGGTTGGCTTCGTATCCCTCAAGGACCTCAAGTTTGAAACCGGCCCTGTGCGTGACGTGGCCACCCCCTTTCCGGTCATGGCCCAGGGCCGTCAACCGCTCCGCGACGCCCTGTCCATGATGCTCATGCACGACCTCATTTTGCTCTGCGTCATCGACGGCAACGGCGACTTCATCGGCACCGTCAGCTATCAAAACATCCAGCGAGCCATCTTGGACGTCTATTCCGATGAGACCGAAGACCGGGACGTGACCCGCTAA
- a CDS encoding glycosyltransferase — translation MAPHFSTLSVLLPVYNGATTLPAALDSLLDQTRPDFEVVAVDDGSTDDTATILERYAQRDPRIKPIFSAHNGIVGALNLGLTHCNAPYIARMDCDDISHPQRLERQADCLESQTDIDLISCRVEFPRCRANSGYARYVDWTNHVCTPDQIRNLRFIESPFAHPSVMFRAELVHRFGGYAAGVFPEDYELWLRWLDNGVNMAKTPETLLTWNDPPDRLSRTDPRCSTEAFYRIKAHYLAKWLQTHNPHHPDIVVWGAGRKTRQRASLLTEQGLRIRAFIDVAPNKIGRPIHGIPVWGPHDLPAPGSCFVVPLVASRGARTTIMRFLGTQGYTLGINIIPAA, via the coding sequence GTGGCCCCTCACTTTTCCACACTCAGTGTTCTTCTTCCGGTCTATAACGGCGCAACGACCCTTCCAGCAGCCCTGGACAGCCTTCTGGATCAGACCCGGCCCGATTTCGAGGTCGTGGCTGTGGACGATGGTTCGACCGACGACACAGCCACAATCTTGGAGCGCTACGCCCAACGCGACCCCCGTATCAAACCGATTTTCTCAGCCCACAACGGCATCGTCGGCGCGCTGAACCTGGGCCTCACACACTGCAATGCTCCTTATATCGCGCGCATGGACTGCGACGACATCAGCCACCCCCAACGCCTGGAACGCCAGGCAGACTGCCTGGAAAGCCAGACGGATATTGACCTGATCTCCTGCCGCGTAGAGTTTCCCCGTTGCCGAGCCAATTCGGGCTACGCCCGTTACGTCGACTGGACCAACCACGTCTGCACCCCGGACCAAATCCGCAATCTGCGTTTCATTGAATCCCCTTTCGCCCACCCCTCGGTCATGTTCAGAGCCGAACTCGTCCACCGTTTCGGGGGATATGCCGCGGGCGTTTTTCCCGAAGATTACGAATTGTGGCTGCGGTGGCTCGACAACGGCGTCAATATGGCCAAAACCCCAGAAACTCTGCTCACCTGGAACGATCCCCCTGACCGCCTCTCCAGGACCGATCCGCGCTGCAGCACTGAGGCGTTCTACCGCATCAAGGCTCACTATCTGGCCAAATGGCTGCAGACTCACAATCCACACCACCCGGACATCGTTGTCTGGGGGGCCGGACGCAAAACCAGGCAGCGGGCTTCGTTGTTGACCGAGCAAGGCCTTCGCATCCGGGCTTTTATCGATGTTGCTCCAAACAAGATCGGCCGCCCCATTCACGGCATTCCGGTCTGGGGACCCCACGACCTTCCTGCGCCGGGAAGCTGTTTTGTCGTACCTCTGGTCGCCTCCCGCGGCGCCAGGACAACAATCATGCGCTTTCTCGGCACGCAGGGTTACACCCTCGGCATCAATATCATTCCCGCTGCATGA
- the trpS gene encoding tryptophan--tRNA ligase: protein MSDSKRIVSGMRPTGPLHLGHYFGVLQNWTQLQEEYDCYFFIADWHALTSEYNDPTHIKSFVPQLVMDWVAGGLDPSKCTLFLQSHIKAHSELHLLLSMITPLGWLERNPTYKEIKQELAAKDLNTYGFLGYPVLMSSDILMYRPELVPVGHDQLPHLELCREIARRFNHLYGDFFPEPQAKLTETAKLPGLDGRKMSKSYGNAIHLGEDMETIKPKIMSMLTDTARKRLKDPGDPENCNLFPYLELLASPEETAEVHEGCTQATRGCMACKKSLLAHMDRFLTPIQQRRRELEKNPDEVWDIIHQGTARAAEEAAQTLQAIHERLNMDY from the coding sequence ATGTCTGATTCCAAACGTATCGTATCTGGCATGCGTCCTACCGGACCGCTGCACCTCGGCCACTATTTCGGAGTCCTGCAGAACTGGACACAATTGCAGGAAGAATACGATTGCTATTTTTTCATTGCCGACTGGCACGCCTTGACCAGCGAATACAATGACCCGACCCATATCAAATCCTTTGTACCCCAATTGGTCATGGATTGGGTCGCCGGCGGACTGGATCCTTCAAAATGCACCTTGTTTCTTCAATCGCACATCAAGGCCCACAGCGAACTCCACCTGCTGTTGTCCATGATCACACCGCTGGGATGGCTGGAGCGCAATCCGACCTACAAGGAAATCAAACAGGAGCTTGCGGCCAAGGATCTCAATACCTACGGCTTTCTTGGCTATCCGGTCCTCATGAGTTCAGACATCCTCATGTACCGCCCGGAGCTGGTTCCGGTGGGGCATGACCAACTTCCGCACCTGGAGCTCTGCCGGGAAATCGCCCGCCGCTTCAATCACCTCTACGGCGACTTCTTCCCGGAACCCCAGGCCAAACTGACCGAGACGGCCAAGCTTCCCGGTCTGGACGGCCGCAAAATGAGCAAAAGCTACGGCAATGCCATCCATTTGGGTGAGGACATGGAGACCATCAAGCCAAAAATCATGTCCATGCTCACGGACACGGCCCGGAAGCGGCTCAAGGATCCGGGGGATCCGGAAAATTGCAATCTGTTTCCCTACCTGGAACTGCTCGCCTCTCCCGAGGAAACCGCTGAGGTCCATGAGGGCTGCACCCAGGCCACTCGGGGCTGCATGGCCTGCAAGAAATCCCTTTTAGCCCATATGGACCGCTTCTTGACCCCCATACAGCAACGCCGCCGGGAACTCGAAAAAAATCCCGACGAAGTCTGGGATATTATCCATCAGGGCACAGCCCGAGCCGCTGAAGAAGCCGCTCAAACCCTGCAGGCCATCCACGAACGGCTGAACATGGATTATTGA
- a CDS encoding site-2 protease family protein, which produces MIDIAEIVRQFAILAVPVLMAITFHEVAHGYVAYLLGDPTAKQAGRLTFNPIKHLDPIGALALFIVKIGWAKPVPVNPAYFSNPRQGMILVSLAGPVTNFVLAVCFALVFHALFWLFGQSASEQVIRVVQPVVYMAQAGVLVNIGLGIFNLLPVPPLDGSNILAGLLPPRYAQIYQQQSKYGFILLILLFLTGAVQKVIVPVIYGLASFLLPM; this is translated from the coding sequence ATGATCGATATCGCTGAAATCGTCCGCCAGTTCGCCATATTGGCCGTCCCGGTCCTTATGGCCATCACCTTCCATGAGGTAGCCCACGGCTATGTCGCCTACTTACTTGGCGATCCTACTGCCAAACAGGCCGGAAGGTTGACCTTCAACCCCATCAAGCACCTCGACCCCATTGGCGCCCTGGCCCTGTTTATCGTCAAAATAGGCTGGGCCAAACCGGTGCCGGTCAATCCCGCTTATTTCAGCAACCCCCGACAGGGGATGATTCTCGTCTCTCTGGCCGGACCAGTGACCAACTTTGTGTTGGCGGTGTGTTTCGCCCTGGTGTTCCATGCCCTGTTCTGGCTGTTCGGCCAAAGCGCGTCGGAACAGGTCATTCGTGTCGTCCAGCCAGTAGTCTACATGGCCCAGGCCGGGGTGCTGGTGAACATCGGGCTCGGAATTTTCAATCTCCTGCCGGTCCCCCCCCTGGATGGGAGCAATATCCTCGCCGGCCTTTTACCGCCCCGATACGCCCAGATCTATCAACAACAATCCAAATACGGATTTATACTCCTGATCCTCTTGTTTTTGACCGGAGCGGTACAAAAAGTCATTGTCCCGGTCATATACGGACTGGCCTCCTTCCTGTTGCCCATGTAA
- a CDS encoding ABC transporter permease, whose product MDILGFLQSNADQALYLTWEHMWIVGLSVGIATVIGVPVGILITKYETLAKRVINAANIFMTIPSIALFGLMLPMLSLFGHGLGKVPAVIALVLYSQLPIIRNTYVAIKNVPPAVVNAGRGMGMSNWQLLKEVELPIAIPVILAGLRTAAVMNIGIAAIATFVGAGGLGVYIQQGIDRVYDEMIVAGAILVSVFAIVVDGGMAGIEHALTPKGLKIQRKQSK is encoded by the coding sequence ATGGATATTCTAGGTTTTCTCCAAAGCAACGCCGACCAGGCCCTGTATCTGACATGGGAGCACATGTGGATCGTCGGCCTCTCGGTAGGCATCGCCACGGTGATCGGCGTCCCGGTGGGGATCCTGATCACCAAATACGAGACCTTGGCCAAGCGGGTTATCAACGCCGCCAATATCTTTATGACCATCCCCTCCATCGCCTTGTTTGGACTCATGCTGCCGATGCTGTCCTTGTTCGGCCACGGCCTGGGGAAAGTGCCGGCGGTTATTGCCCTGGTGCTCTACAGCCAGCTGCCAATTATCAGAAACACCTATGTGGCGATCAAAAACGTGCCGCCTGCAGTGGTCAATGCCGGACGGGGCATGGGCATGTCCAATTGGCAATTATTAAAAGAAGTCGAATTGCCCATCGCCATCCCGGTTATTTTAGCCGGCCTGCGAACGGCAGCGGTCATGAACATCGGCATTGCCGCCATCGCCACCTTCGTCGGTGCCGGGGGGCTTGGCGTCTATATCCAGCAGGGGATCGACCGGGTCTACGATGAAATGATCGTCGCCGGCGCCATTCTTGTGTCCGTGTTCGCCATTGTGGTCGACGGCGGAATGGCCGGCATCGAGCACGCCCTGACGCCGAAGGGCCTCAAGATCCAGAGGAAGCAGAGCAAATGA
- a CDS encoding ABC transporter permease: MSIILRKIYHTGLIALLLTLGVVAERVGLIEYLSDPYEYPYIVKLLYQHLYLVGVSMALATGLGLLIGIALTRRRLRRFAGVVMYIVSLGQTIPSLAVLALMMSVLGIGSRTAIFALFVYSILPIARNTLAGITSVSPAMIDAAKGMGMPDWRILLEVELPNAMTVILTGFRVALVINIGTTALAYLIGAGGLGDLIFTGINLMQTEKLLAGAIPTTLLALLGDFLCTILSLLLVSRGLRLADSQ, from the coding sequence ATGAGTATTATTCTGCGTAAAATCTACCACACCGGCTTGATCGCCCTGTTATTGACCCTCGGCGTCGTGGCCGAACGGGTCGGGCTGATTGAGTATCTCTCGGACCCATATGAATACCCGTACATTGTAAAACTGTTGTACCAGCACCTCTATCTGGTCGGCGTCAGCATGGCCCTGGCCACCGGTTTAGGCCTGCTCATCGGCATAGCGCTTACCCGTCGCCGGCTGCGCAGATTTGCAGGTGTGGTCATGTACATCGTCAGCCTGGGACAAACCATTCCCTCTCTGGCGGTCTTGGCCCTGATGATGAGCGTTCTGGGAATCGGTTCCCGGACAGCGATTTTCGCCCTTTTTGTTTACTCCATCCTGCCCATTGCCCGGAACACCCTGGCCGGAATCACCTCCGTGTCCCCGGCCATGATCGATGCCGCCAAGGGCATGGGCATGCCGGATTGGCGTATCCTGCTTGAAGTGGAGTTGCCCAACGCCATGACTGTCATTCTGACCGGATTCCGGGTCGCTCTGGTGATCAATATTGGGACCACCGCTTTGGCGTATCTCATCGGCGCCGGAGGCCTCGGTGATCTCATTTTTACCGGCATCAATCTCATGCAGACGGAAAAACTGCTGGCTGGCGCCATTCCCACCACGCTCCTGGCCCTGCTCGGCGATTTCCTGTGTACCATCTTAAGCCTGTTGCTGGTGTCGCGAGGCCTGCGCCTCGCCGATTCCCAATAA
- a CDS encoding DNA internalization-related competence protein ComEC/Rec2: protein MDPWRSLDGRRQFLPGVVPWHFVFLALSAGVFGARSPLAAATGMGLLWAVARGQDKRAHLGGWLCVFVLGGLMGVLLLPRQPSRGLPDWMAARKTVELRGTVDTVAFKPEQRAKIILTDVQVRPSPGAPWQQWSASVVWTWEHPSAWPGPGQRVRLQSRLKPVHGFANPGTWNTEAYWARRNVWYRTYTKGEDGAITLTGKPSPGWRFRLALRQRIVELTPPGPGRGLALSLLMGDRSELSYATLDLVRRGSLAHSLALSGLHVGFIVSIGFALAWGLGWIVPGVYLHLPRSKLAVLLCVPLVSGYLWLGQAAPSLIRASVMFGAWGVLLWKGRSQVLLDGLFWAVLVLFCLSPLSLYDIGVQLSVVAVAGLILLGRALGPLWRSAAASWPAWLAPVRYALAVLGMSFLANLVLLPLLASTFGVISPHLYLNSLWLPLLGLGVLPLALVGVLGWVVPHAEVLSVVGFKSAAILADHMIAGLQWLDGHGWLEDLTVLRPWWPEAFGYWLLLGALVLGLCARKRIWPLVGVGLMLLVLPSLWQGTHHGHVQMAVLDVGQGQAILLQGPTGRRVLVDGGGSWNPDFDLARFAVLPPLTWGDGPALEYAVLTHPDFDHHRGLITVAQRCQVNRFVFNGDWPKGRDGKELEEALQSREVGVSVVSRGETIPLGGSCCLEVLHPPRQWGASGKNDHSLVLRLCAEGRGLALLCGDIEKNGLTTLLQNTAGLRSEVLVVPHHGSRSSVSPDLYAAVEPDLAVVSAGFLHPFRFPHQEVLTALAAQDIPVETTARAGAVRIDWDLTTGRRKVERFRDRL, encoded by the coding sequence ATGGATCCGTGGCGATCACTGGATGGGCGACGACAGTTCTTGCCCGGAGTAGTGCCGTGGCACTTCGTTTTTCTCGCGCTCAGTGCAGGGGTCTTTGGCGCGCGCTCCCCACTGGCGGCTGCGACGGGCATGGGTCTGCTCTGGGCGGTTGCCCGAGGACAAGACAAGCGGGCTCATCTCGGGGGCTGGCTGTGTGTCTTTGTTCTTGGTGGCCTTATGGGGGTATTGCTGCTGCCCCGCCAACCATCGCGCGGCCTGCCGGATTGGATGGCTGCCCGGAAGACTGTGGAGCTGCGAGGCACAGTGGACACAGTGGCTTTCAAGCCAGAGCAGCGAGCGAAAATCATCCTCACCGATGTCCAGGTACGCCCTTCTCCTGGGGCGCCCTGGCAGCAATGGTCTGCATCGGTTGTCTGGACCTGGGAACACCCCTCGGCGTGGCCCGGGCCTGGCCAAAGGGTGCGCTTGCAGTCCCGACTCAAGCCGGTCCACGGTTTTGCCAACCCCGGGACCTGGAATACCGAGGCGTATTGGGCCCGGCGCAATGTCTGGTACCGGACCTATACAAAGGGTGAAGACGGAGCAATCACTCTCACCGGAAAGCCTTCACCAGGATGGCGCTTTCGACTCGCTCTGCGGCAGCGGATAGTAGAGTTGACCCCGCCTGGACCCGGGCGGGGGCTGGCCCTTTCCCTGCTTATGGGAGATCGTTCGGAGCTTTCCTATGCCACGCTGGATCTTGTCCGGCGCGGTTCCTTGGCCCACAGCCTGGCTTTGTCCGGGCTGCATGTCGGGTTTATCGTCTCCATCGGATTTGCCCTGGCCTGGGGCCTGGGATGGATCGTTCCGGGAGTGTATCTCCATTTGCCGCGTTCCAAACTGGCCGTTTTGCTGTGCGTCCCGTTGGTCAGCGGATATCTGTGGCTGGGGCAGGCCGCGCCATCGTTGATCCGGGCCTCGGTCATGTTCGGGGCCTGGGGAGTGCTGCTGTGGAAGGGGCGCTCCCAGGTCCTGCTGGACGGCTTGTTCTGGGCGGTCTTGGTACTTTTCTGTCTTTCTCCCCTCTCCCTGTACGATATTGGTGTCCAACTCTCTGTGGTTGCCGTCGCCGGATTGATCTTGTTGGGACGCGCGCTTGGACCGCTGTGGCGGAGTGCGGCCGCGTCCTGGCCCGCATGGCTGGCACCGGTGCGCTATGCCCTGGCTGTTTTGGGTATGAGCTTTCTGGCCAACCTGGTTCTCCTGCCGCTTCTGGCGTCGACCTTCGGCGTTATCAGTCCCCATCTCTACCTCAACAGTCTTTGGTTGCCGCTATTGGGGTTGGGCGTCCTGCCTTTGGCCCTTGTGGGCGTTTTGGGGTGGGTGGTGCCCCATGCAGAGGTTTTGTCCGTTGTTGGCTTCAAGTCCGCCGCAATTCTGGCAGATCACATGATCGCAGGGTTGCAATGGCTGGATGGTCACGGCTGGCTTGAGGATCTCACTGTCTTGCGGCCCTGGTGGCCGGAGGCGTTTGGCTACTGGCTGCTGCTTGGCGCGCTCGTTCTGGGGTTGTGCGCTCGGAAACGGATCTGGCCCCTGGTCGGTGTCGGACTCATGCTGCTCGTGCTCCCATCGCTGTGGCAGGGGACGCACCACGGTCATGTCCAAATGGCCGTCCTTGATGTCGGCCAGGGACAAGCCATCTTGCTCCAGGGGCCGACCGGGCGCCGGGTCCTGGTTGATGGTGGCGGGTCCTGGAATCCGGATTTCGATCTGGCCCGCTTTGCCGTTTTGCCACCTCTGACCTGGGGAGACGGACCTGCTTTGGAGTATGCGGTTTTGACCCACCCGGATTTTGATCACCACCGGGGGCTGATAACGGTGGCCCAGCGCTGTCAGGTCAACAGGTTTGTCTTCAACGGCGACTGGCCGAAGGGACGTGACGGGAAGGAGTTGGAAGAAGCCCTGCAGTCCAGGGAGGTGGGGGTATCGGTTGTTTCTCGAGGTGAAACGATCCCATTGGGTGGTTCGTGTTGTCTGGAGGTGCTCCACCCCCCTCGGCAATGGGGGGCTTCTGGGAAAAACGACCATTCATTGGTTCTGCGTCTGTGCGCCGAGGGACGGGGGCTGGCCCTGTTGTGCGGTGATATTGAGAAAAATGGTCTCACCACCTTGTTGCAAAATACCGCCGGGCTTCGCAGCGAGGTTCTCGTCGTGCCCCATCACGGTAGCCGTAGCAGTGTTTCGCCGGATTTGTATGCAGCTGTTGAACCGGATCTGGCTGTGGTCAGCGCCGGTTTTCTGCACCCCTTTCGTTTTCCGCACCAGGAGGTCCTAACGGCCCTTGCGGCGCAGGATATCCCCGTCGAGACGACTGCTCGCGCCGGAGCCGTGCGCATTGACTGGGACCTGACAACCGGGCGGCGCAAAGTAGAGCGCTTTCGGGACCGCCTTTGA
- a CDS encoding glycine betaine ABC transporter substrate-binding protein, which produces MFNIPRSFLTLVLSALVLMAGSTTLNASPLIVGGKNYTEQYILAECAQILLEDAGIEAKTKTGVGSALARKSLVNAQFDLYFEYTGTAYTVYYEQDDQAVMTHPDKVYEWVKSHDADKNLVWLDPIQFNNTYTLMMREKQADALGITSISDFGAYVDDNPDELLFATDVEFWERPDGFKALMRTYDFRMPIDQIKKMSTGLTYKALREGQADVAMGFSTDGRIAAFGFVLLEDDKQFFPVYNPAPVVRKDVLEQYPEIRDILKPLAQKLDTNQMQQLNKAVDVDHKELKAVATQWLQDNGLIE; this is translated from the coding sequence ATGTTCAACATTCCCCGTTCATTTCTGACCCTTGTCTTGAGTGCCCTGGTGCTCATGGCCGGTAGTACCACGCTGAACGCCTCGCCGCTCATCGTGGGCGGTAAGAATTATACTGAACAGTATATCCTTGCCGAATGCGCCCAAATCCTCCTCGAAGACGCGGGAATCGAAGCCAAGACCAAGACCGGCGTCGGTTCCGCCCTGGCCCGTAAATCCCTCGTCAATGCCCAGTTTGATCTCTATTTCGAATACACCGGTACGGCCTACACCGTGTATTACGAGCAAGACGACCAGGCGGTCATGACTCATCCGGACAAGGTCTACGAGTGGGTCAAAAGCCACGATGCCGACAAGAATCTGGTCTGGCTCGACCCGATCCAGTTCAACAACACCTACACCTTGATGATGCGCGAAAAACAGGCCGACGCCCTGGGCATCACCAGTATCTCCGATTTCGGCGCCTATGTAGACGACAACCCGGATGAACTGCTCTTTGCCACAGACGTGGAATTCTGGGAACGTCCAGATGGGTTCAAGGCCCTGATGCGCACCTATGACTTCCGCATGCCGATCGATCAGATCAAAAAGATGTCCACGGGACTGACGTACAAGGCCTTGCGTGAAGGCCAGGCCGACGTGGCCATGGGCTTTTCCACCGACGGTCGCATCGCGGCTTTCGGATTCGTCCTCCTCGAGGACGACAAGCAGTTCTTTCCCGTCTACAATCCTGCGCCGGTCGTTCGAAAGGACGTTCTCGAACAATACCCCGAAATTCGGGACATATTGAAACCGCTGGCCCAAAAGCTGGATACCAACCAGATGCAGCAACTCAACAAGGCAGTGGATGTCGACCACAAAGAGCTCAAGGCAGTGGCCACTCAATGGCTCCAGGACAACGGCCTGATCGAATAA
- the murA gene encoding UDP-N-acetylglucosamine 1-carboxyvinyltransferase — translation MDKLVIEGGVPLHGHVALSGSKNAALPILLAAILVPEKVCFANVPPLRDITTTIKLLQLLGCQVDQEGPEVRVTAGEGLHPQAPYELVRTMRASVLCLGPLLARLGEAEVSLPGGCAIGARPVDLHLRALEQMGAEFTLKGGDIKGRCDRLRGARIAFDFPTVGGTENVLMAAVLAEGETVLENAAREPEITDLARFLNACGARVTGHGTSVIRVQGVTSLRGTDYTIMPDRIEAGTYLAAAAITDGKLVLENGQLEHIEAVAAKLQEMGVHIEERPEGLVASRGKELHGVDVTTQPYPGFPTDMQAQIMALMAISHGSGLIKETIFENRFMHVSELVRLGAEIKLSGQSAMVRGVSSLYGAPVMASDLRASASLVLAGLAAQGRTEVRRIYHLDRGYVRMEEKLRQLGARIWRASE, via the coding sequence ATGGATAAACTCGTTATCGAAGGCGGAGTTCCGCTTCACGGCCATGTGGCCCTGAGCGGATCCAAAAATGCCGCCTTGCCTATATTGCTGGCTGCCATTCTTGTCCCCGAAAAGGTCTGCTTTGCAAATGTCCCGCCGCTTCGCGATATCACGACCACGATCAAATTGCTGCAGCTCCTCGGGTGCCAGGTCGATCAGGAGGGACCTGAAGTGCGAGTCACGGCCGGTGAGGGTCTGCATCCACAAGCGCCCTACGAATTGGTGCGGACCATGCGGGCCTCTGTGTTGTGCCTGGGGCCTCTTTTGGCCCGTCTTGGGGAAGCGGAAGTCTCCTTGCCGGGGGGATGTGCCATCGGGGCCCGGCCCGTGGATTTGCATCTCAGGGCCCTGGAACAGATGGGGGCTGAATTCACCCTCAAGGGCGGGGACATCAAAGGGCGTTGTGACAGGCTGCGAGGCGCTCGCATTGCTTTTGACTTTCCCACTGTCGGCGGGACCGAGAATGTGCTCATGGCCGCGGTCCTGGCCGAAGGCGAGACAGTATTGGAAAACGCCGCCAGGGAGCCTGAGATTACTGATCTGGCCCGGTTCCTGAATGCCTGCGGTGCCAGGGTTACGGGCCACGGCACCAGTGTTATCCGGGTCCAAGGCGTCACCTCGTTGCGGGGGACAGACTACACAATCATGCCGGATCGGATCGAGGCCGGAACCTATTTGGCCGCGGCGGCTATCACCGACGGCAAACTCGTCCTCGAAAACGGTCAACTGGAGCATATTGAGGCCGTGGCTGCCAAACTCCAGGAAATGGGGGTGCACATTGAAGAGCGGCCCGAGGGCCTTGTAGCCAGCCGGGGAAAGGAGCTACACGGAGTGGATGTGACCACCCAGCCGTACCCGGGGTTCCCCACGGACATGCAGGCCCAGATAATGGCTTTGATGGCTATTTCCCACGGCTCCGGGTTGATCAAGGAGACGATCTTCGAAAACCGGTTCATGCACGTCTCGGAACTGGTTCGTCTCGGCGCGGAGATCAAGCTCTCCGGACAAAGCGCTATGGTTCGGGGCGTGTCTTCCTTGTACGGCGCGCCGGTCATGGCCTCGGACCTTCGTGCTTCAGCATCGCTTGTCCTTGCGGGGCTGGCGGCCCAGGGCAGGACCGAAGTGCGGCGGATTTATCACCTCGACAGGGGCTACGTCCGGATGGAGGAGAAATTGCGCCAACTCGGGGCCAGGATTTGGCGCGCTTCAGAATAA